ATCACCCCCTGATAACCGGCTGCGTCGCAAACAAGGTCAACGGTGTTGCTCATCCATTGCCGGCCAGCAAAACCCGAACGGTACTGCGCAGCCAGAGCTCGCCGCGCAATGGCGGTTACAACGAACTGTCGATCGAAGATCGCGCCGGACAGGAGAAAATTCATCTTCGGGCCCAGCGTGATCTGGAGCAATTGATCCTTAACGACAGCCGCAGCCTGATCACGCATGACCGCTTCGAGCAAGTCGGCAATGACAGCACCAGCCTGATCAAGGGCAAGGATTGCCGCACTCATCAAGGTCTGCGCAGCACATTGATCAATGCCGATGATGTGCTGACCGTCAGCGGCACCAGCAGTCAGACCCTCGGTGCCCTGGTGATTCAGGCCGGTCAGCAGGCGCATGTCACCGCCAGCAACGTGGTGATCAACGCCGGCATGAGCCTGACGCTGTCGGCCGGCGGTCATCACATCGTGATCAACCCCGGCGGGATTTTCAGCAGCGTGCCCATGGTTGAGGGCGGCGCGCCGCTGCCGGGTCTCGCGCCGTTACAACCGCTGCAGGCAGAGGCTGGCCTCGCTCCGCCGATCAGCGCCACACCGCTGTCGATCATCAACAGTGCCCGCCAGCAGGCGGCGGACTATTGCCCTCTGTGCGAAGCCTGCGCAGCAGGTCAGTGCGAGCTGGGAGACGTCGCATGAGCCCGGTCGAACAATGGCTGCACACTCAATCCCGTGCCGGCTGCGATTTATATCTGGTGCTGGACGCGGAGAATCAAAGCGAAGCGCACGCTGCACTCGCTCGCGATCTGGGCACCGAGCAATTCCGCCATCTGTACGCGGGCACGGCCGCCGAGTCGCTGGCGCCGACCGGCCCGCTACTGGTGCAGATCGACACGGCGCACCATCCCGTCATCCAGCAATTGCTCGCCACACCCGAGCGGCATTGGGGCTGGCTAGCCAGTGCCCGACACACCGAGCTTGATGCGCTGGCCGCGCACTGGCGCGAGCGGGTGGTGACTGGCGAGCGCCCAAACCTGGCCGTGTATCGCGTGCATGACAATCGGGTTCTGGGGCGTGCGCTGGCGCATCTGCATTCCGAACAGTATTCGTCTCTTCTCGGACCGCTCGGCAGCGTCTGCTATTGGCACGCCGGGCAGTGGAACGTCGCCACCAACCCCGACCCAGGCGCCCATCCGCTACCGATCGACCCGCCATGGCTGCAGACGCCGACACCGGAACTGATCTACGCCAACGTGCTGTTCGACAACACCCGTCGCTACCTGGTTGGCGAACATACCGAAGTCATGGCGAAGCTCGCCGAGCAACTCGACATCGATGAGTGGTTATGGGGCCTGATTCAACTGGCGCGCTTGTGGGGCTGGCAACAACCGGAGCAAGTGCACTTTTTGCTGACCCGCTGTTTGCAGTTACCGGGATATCGGCCAGCCAAATCGTGGCTGCCCAAACCCGGTGAAGATCCGGCGGCGCACTTTGAGCGGGTGTATCAAGAAGCGCTTTATTGGCAGGGAGAGGTAGGTGGATGAGGAACTTGAAACGAGCGTTGATGCTGAGTGGTTGCCTGGAATTGCTGGTGGGTTGTACGACGGTGAAGACACCAAACACGTTTACGTTTGTTCCGGATTTTCCGCCCGGATTCAAGTACGACTTTACAGCCACCTACGTTCCGGCCAAGGGCCAAACATGCACCGTGCCGGGCGGGAAAAACACTCAGCTGGGATTCAATAAAACCAACATGAAGTACGAAAGGACTTCAGAGATCCCGCTTTACAGAACCGTAAACGAATGCCCGCTGGCGCTGAATTACATCGAGATCAAGATCATCGGTATTTATGGTCCAGGGCGAAGCAACTTCAGCTATGACTTCGCCTCGGTTGCTGTACGTCCGGAGCTGCTCGAATACCAAATGGGGACTTTCAGTAAGAACGGCAAGGGCGAATTTTATGGTGAATGCAGGTGGTCATTCCGCACCGTCGGCCCAAATCGTTACCTGATCAAACTGCTGACCTGCAAAAACATGGATGCACAGGGAAACGTGCTGCGAACGAGACCTTCCGCGGCGTACACATTGAATCAACTTGAGGGCAAGAAGGTGACGCTGAAGGTCAGGCTGGCAACTGAAGAATTACCAGCCATCGGCGATACCTGGATCAAAGTACCTAGCGGCTGGAAGCGCTGTATGGGTGCCAACTTCGGGGATCAATACGCCTTTTGCTACGGGAATGACAAAGATTTCAGCACTTTCAAAATGGTAGACGAGCGCATCTGCACCATTTACCCCGGCTGTACGGAAAACAAGGACGAGACCCCATGACGGAACAAAAAACACCGCATTCCCCGCACTTCAAACGAGTCCTTCAAAGTCTGGCATTGAGCACTTGCCTTGTTATGACTATGGGTTGTTCAGCTGTCAGCAAACCGAACACATTCACCTTTGTTCCGGACTTCCCGCCCAACTTCAAGTACGACCTGACGGCCACCTACGTGCCCGACAAGGATCAAACCTGCTCGGTGCCGGGCGGAAGGGGTACTCAGCTTGGGTTCAATAAAACCAATATGAAATACGCAGGCACCTCGGAAATCCCGCTTTATAGAACCGTAAGCGACTGCCCGCTGGCGCTGAACCATGTGGAGATCAAGGTCATCGGCGTTTTTGGCCCCGGACGAAGTAACAGCAGCTATGACTACGCCTCATTTGCCGTTCGTCCAGAGTTGCTGGAGCGGCAAATGGGGACTTTCAGAGATGACGAGACGGCTGAATTCTTCGGTGAGTGCATGTGGTTTTTTCGCACCGTCAGTCCCAAGCGTTACCTCATAAAAATGTTGAGATGCAAAAAAATGGATACACAGGGCAATGTCGGGAAAAGCCGCCCTTCCACGGCGTACACGCTGACTCAGCTAGCGGGAATAACCGTAAGGCTGAAGATCAAGTTGGCTGATGAGGAAAGGCCCGGCTGGGGTGACACCTGGGTTGAAGTTCCC
This window of the Pseudomonas fluorescens genome carries:
- a CDS encoding DUF4123 domain-containing protein → MSPVEQWLHTQSRAGCDLYLVLDAENQSEAHAALARDLGTEQFRHLYAGTAAESLAPTGPLLVQIDTAHHPVIQQLLATPERHWGWLASARHTELDALAAHWRERVVTGERPNLAVYRVHDNRVLGRALAHLHSEQYSSLLGPLGSVCYWHAGQWNVATNPDPGAHPLPIDPPWLQTPTPELIYANVLFDNTRRYLVGEHTEVMAKLAEQLDIDEWLWGLIQLARLWGWQQPEQVHFLLTRCLQLPGYRPAKSWLPKPGEDPAAHFERVYQEALYWQGEVGG